Proteins from one Loktanella sp. M215 genomic window:
- a CDS encoding dipeptidase, which yields MTETTTDTPMIFDGHNDFLLRLLRDPANRSATWLTDTGHGHLDLPRMKRGGFGGGFFAIYISSPDMPYDIDDLMAHPPYTVPLPPLIDQVSAMPVALAMAGHLKWMERASDGQFRICRTVAELRDCQARGIISAIMHIEGAEPIAADLDALYLFHDMGLRSIGPVWSRPTVFGHGVPFAFPSSPDTGPGLTDAGKDLVRLCNELGIMLDLSHLNEAGFNDVAALSDAPLVATHSNAHAVTPSARNLTDRQLDIIRDTGGMVGLNYATGFLNADGVKADDRGWDPMLRHLDYLIDRLGEDHVGFGSDFDGAQVPAVMGDVAGLNGLRDALTAHGYGAALMTKLCHANWFAVLDRTWKV from the coding sequence ATGACCGAGACGACGACCGACACACCGATGATCTTCGACGGTCACAACGATTTTCTGCTGCGCCTGTTGCGCGACCCCGCCAACCGCAGCGCAACATGGCTAACCGATACCGGTCACGGCCACCTCGACCTGCCACGGATGAAGCGGGGCGGCTTCGGCGGCGGATTCTTTGCGATCTATATCTCCTCGCCCGACATGCCCTACGACATCGACGACCTGATGGCGCACCCGCCCTACACGGTCCCCCTGCCCCCGCTGATCGACCAAGTCAGCGCGATGCCCGTGGCGCTGGCCATGGCCGGGCATCTGAAATGGATGGAACGCGCCTCTGACGGTCAGTTCCGCATCTGCCGCACGGTGGCCGAATTGCGCGACTGTCAAGCGCGCGGCATCATCTCGGCCATCATGCATATCGAGGGGGCAGAGCCGATCGCCGCCGACCTCGACGCGCTTTATCTGTTCCACGACATGGGCCTGCGGTCCATCGGCCCGGTCTGGAGCCGCCCGACCGTCTTTGGCCACGGTGTGCCCTTCGCCTTTCCGTCGTCGCCGGACACCGGCCCCGGCCTCACGGACGCGGGCAAGGATCTGGTCAGACTGTGCAACGAACTGGGCATCATGCTGGACCTGTCGCATCTGAACGAGGCGGGGTTCAACGATGTGGCCGCCCTGTCGGACGCGCCGCTGGTGGCGACCCATTCCAACGCCCATGCGGTCACGCCCTCGGCCCGCAACCTGACGGACCGGCAGCTGGACATCATCCGCGACACCGGCGGCATGGTCGGTCTGAACTATGCCACCGGGTTCCTGAATGCCGACGGCGTCAAGGCGGACGATCGCGGCTGGGATCCGATGCTGCGGCATCTGGACTACCTGATCGACCGTCTGGGCGAGGATCACGTGGGCTTCGGGTCGGACTTCGACGGGGCGCAGGTGCCGGCGGTCATGGGTGACGTGGCCGGGTTGAACGGCTTGCGCGACGCACTGACGGCGCACGGCTACGGTGCCGCGCTGATGACCAAGCTGTGTCATGCAAATTGGTTCGCGGTCCTGGACCGGACCTGGAAGGTATAA
- a CDS encoding ABC transporter ATP-binding protein yields MSALIEVRDLAVTYRSGRSQVQAVRGVSFDVQKGESFGLVGESGSGKSTVLRAICGLAPITGGTVHIGGKPLKTPRDPAFYRQVQMVFQDPYGSIHPRHTIDRVLSEPLAIHGFKDAETRIERALDDVGLGKGFRFRYPHQLSGGQRQRVAIARALILEPQILLLDEPTSALDASIQAEVLNLLDALRVEKGLTYVLVSHDLAVVSHMCERLLVMQHGAKVEELTRQALQSRAATKDYTRQLLVASEGFKGP; encoded by the coding sequence ATGAGCGCGTTGATCGAAGTCCGCGATCTCGCCGTCACCTATCGGTCGGGCCGCAGCCAAGTGCAGGCTGTGCGCGGCGTCAGTTTCGATGTGCAAAAGGGCGAGAGTTTCGGTCTGGTCGGCGAAAGCGGATCGGGCAAGTCCACCGTCCTGCGGGCGATCTGCGGGCTGGCACCGATAACCGGCGGCACCGTGCACATCGGCGGCAAGCCGTTGAAGACCCCTCGCGATCCGGCGTTCTACCGTCAGGTGCAGATGGTCTTTCAGGACCCCTACGGGTCCATCCATCCGCGCCACACGATCGACCGGGTGCTGTCGGAACCGTTGGCGATTCACGGGTTCAAGGATGCCGAGACGCGGATTGAGCGGGCATTGGACGACGTGGGCCTCGGCAAAGGCTTCCGCTTCCGCTATCCGCACCAGCTGTCGGGCGGGCAGCGCCAGCGCGTTGCCATTGCGCGCGCGTTGATTCTGGAACCCCAAATCCTGCTGCTGGACGAGCCGACCTCGGCGCTGGATGCGTCCATTCAGGCCGAGGTGCTGAACCTGCTCGATGCCCTGCGCGTCGAAAAGGGGCTCACTTACGTGCTGGTCAGCCACGACCTCGCCGTCGTGTCGCACATGTGCGAGCGCCTGCTGGTGATGCAGCACGGCGCGAAGGTCGAGGAACTGACGCGCCAGGCACTGCAGTCCCGCGCGGCGACCAAGGATTACACACGCCAACTGCTGGTCGCCAGCGAAGGATTCAAGGGCCCATGA